From Pseudorasbora parva isolate DD20220531a chromosome 25, ASM2467924v1, whole genome shotgun sequence, one genomic window encodes:
- the iftap gene encoding intraflagellar transport-associated protein: MPGLVNGSVVDDHHQAITEALEQFCNSQEQTYEQFLSTFTYLTPENVRDPRLTAPRGRGETSHREMDSGRERQREDRVTEMEESVKQRMGQANRCSATADQEEVLLDAGCVGGRLGGPSSSAPDRPVKFDNYLGDSEDEEENVDATGTCALPGEIEEDLIAVSSSSLCHHTLLEISSTFTDQRTHTPSAADIQDESEEIVPFHLDEGFDYDNVVLSHKYVIQEQNGPS; the protein is encoded by the exons ATGCCAGGTTTAGTTAATGGTTCAGTTGTGGATGACCATCACCAAGCCATAACTGAAGCCCTGGAGCAGTTCTGCAACTCCCAGGAGCAAACGTACGAGCAGTTCCTGTCCACCTTCACGTACCTGACCCCAG AGAACGTGAGGGATCCGCGTTTGACTGCTCCTAGAGGACGTGGTGAAACGTCCCACAGAGAGATGGACAGCGGCCGAGAGCGACAAAGAGAGGACAGAGTGACAGAGATGGAGGAGAGTGTAAAGCAAAGGATGGGACAGGCAAATCGCTGCTCAGCGACTGCTGATCAGGAAGAG GTGCTGTTGGATGCCGGTTGTGTTGGAGGAAGACTGGGCGGCCCATCAAGCTCTGCTCCTGATAGACCTGTAAAG TTTGATAATTATCTGGGAGATTCGGAGGATGAAGAGGAAAATGTTGATGCTACAG GTACATGTGCACTACCGGGTGAGATTGAAGAAGATCTGATAGCTGTCTCCTCTTCATCGCTCTGTCACCACACACTGCTGGAGATCTCCTCTACTTTCACAGACCAGAGGACACACACTCCCAGTGCTGCTGATATTCAG GATGAAAGTGAGGAGATTGTTCCTTTCCATCTGGATGAAGGCTTTGATTATGATAACGTTGTGCTGTCTCACAAATACGTGATCCAGGAACAGAACGGACCATCTTGA
- the rag2 gene encoding V(D)J recombination-activating protein 2 gives MSLQPLTAVNCSGLVQPGFSLLELEGDVYLFGQKGWPRRSCPTGVFGVRIKNGELKLRAISFSNNSCYLPPLRCPAVAHFEPHDGSPECYLIHGGRTPNNELSSSLYMLSVDSRGCNRKVTLRCQEKELVGDVPSARYGHTLSVIHSRGKSACVLFGGRSYMPPTERTTENWNSVVDCPPQVFLIDLEFGCSSAHTLPELTDGQSFHVALAREDCVYFLGGHILSSDCRPTRLIRLRVELLLGSPVITCNVLHEGLSITSAITTAVGYHEYMVFGGYQSETQKRMECTYVGLDDVGVHMEPREPPQWTSEISHSRTWFGGSLGKGSALVAVPSEGNPTPPDAYHFYQLSFQKEQDGEASAQVCSQESTDFEDSAPLEDSEELYFGREPHELEYSSDGEGDTYNEEDEEDESQTGYWVKCCLSCQVDPNTWEPYYSTELTRPAMIFCSRGEGGHWVHAQCMELPESLLLRLSQGNSKYFCLDHGGLPKQEMTPPRQMLPLKRVPMKMTQRKAPVSLKMTPAKKSFLRRLFD, from the coding sequence ATGTCCTTACAGCCTCTGACTGCTGTGAACTGTTCTGGCCTTGTGCAACCAGGCTTCTCCTTACTAGAGCTGGAGGGGGATGTTTACCTCTTTGGTCAAAAAGGCTGGCCGAGACGCTCATGTCCAACTGGTGTATTTGGTGTACGTATAAAAAATGGAGAACTTAAGCTGCGAGCCATTTCATTTTCAAACAACTCTTGTTATCTCCCTCCTCTTCGATGTCCTGCCGTAGCTCATTTTGAGCCGCATGATGGCAGCCCTGAATGCTACCTCATACATGGTGGCCGAACACCCAACAATGAACTGTCTTCAAGTCTCTACATGTTGAGTGTGGACAGCAGAGGATGTAATCGTAAAGTCACGTTGCGATGTCAAGAGAAAGAGCTCGTTGGAGACGTCCCTAGCGCTCGATACGGCCACACCCTCAGCGTGATCCATAGCCGAGGGAAGAGCGCCTGCGTTCTGTTTGGCGGCAGGTCCTATATGCCCCCCACCGAAAGGACCACGGAGAACTGGAACAGTGTTGTAGACTGTCCTCCTCAAGTCTTTCTTATTGACCTAGAGTTTGGTTGCAGTTCGGCCCATACCCTCCCTGAGCTCACGGACGGCCAGTCGTTTCATGTTGCTCTGGCGAGAGAGGACTGTGTCTACTTCCTGGGCGGTCACATCCTCAGCTCCGATTGCCGACCAACTCGTTTGATCCGCCTGCGTGTGGAGCTTCTCCTGGGAAGCCCTGTCATCACCTGTAATGTTCTTCACGAGGGTCTCTCTATTACCAGTGCCATAACCACTGCTGTTGGCTATCATGAGTACATGGTTTTCGGCGGGTACCAGTCTGAGACACAGAAGCGCATGGAGTGCACCTACGTTGGCCTGGATGATGTTGGAGTCCACATGGAGCCGCGCGAACCTCCGCAGTGGACCAGCGAAATTAGTCACAGCCGAACTTGGTTTGGTGGCAGCCTGGGCAAAGGAAGTGCCTTGGTTGCAGTCCCCTCAGAAGGAAACCCAACCCCACCAGATGCCTACCATTTCTACCAGCTGAGCTTCCAGAAGGAACAAGATGGAGAAGCGTCAGCTCAGGTATGCAGCCAGGAGTCCACTGACTTTGAGGACTCTGCACCTTTGGAAGACTCTGAGGAGCTCTACTTCGGCAGAGAACCTCATGAGCTGGAGTATAGCAGCGATGGAGAGGGTGACACCTACAACGAGGAAGATGAGGAGGATGAATCTCAGACCGGGTATTGGGTCAAGTGCTGCCTCTCCTGTCAAGTGGACCCCAACACCTGGGAGCCCTACTACTCTACTGAGCTCACCCGACCTGCCATGATCTTCTGCTCCAGGGGTGAAGGTGGACATTGGGTCCATGCTCAGTGCATGGAACTCCCTGAAAGCCTTTTGCTTCGCCTCTCTCAAGGCAATAGCAAGTATTTTTGCCTGGATCACGGAGGCCTGCCCAAGCAGGAGATGACTCCACCACGGCAGATGTTGCCATTGAAGAGAGTCCCAATGAAGATGACCCAACGCAAGGCTCCAGTCTCACTGAAAATGACCCCAGCTAAGAAGAGCTTTCTGCGAAGACTTTTTGACTGA